The Procambarus clarkii isolate CNS0578487 chromosome 64, FALCON_Pclarkii_2.0, whole genome shotgun sequence genome includes a window with the following:
- the LOC138354791 gene encoding nipped-B-like protein B: MDESGRNPDLPEGYGEGVPPWLIGHDGGYEAGSGVKRRYAEVVPPGSHDPRIKRARQGVVGSVPSALAEKLARMKTKLQKVEKNPRKKEHRQNHEEQRQAEVKQGQEKDKQHGQEKDKQHGQEKDKQHGQEKDKQHGQEKDKQHGQEKDKQHGQEKDKQHGQEKDKQHGQEKDKQHGQEKDKQHGQEKDKQHGQEKDKQYGQEKDKQHGQEKDKQHGQEKDKQHGQEKDKQHGQEKDKQHGQEKDKNHKQKNNKERKQEKELKMKKNKLLKRHFYIKNH; the protein is encoded by the coding sequence ATGGATGAGTCTGGCAGGAACCCAGACTTGCCTGAAGGTTATGGAGAAGGGGTCCCGCCTTGGCTCATAGGTCATGATGGAGGATATGAGGCAGGGTCAGGTGTGAAACGCAGGTATGCAGAGGTTGTTCCCCCGGGGTCACATGACCCACGAATCAAGCGAgccaggcagggagtggtggGCTCAGTGCCCAGTGCTCTCGCAGAGAAGCTCGCACGCATGAAGACCAAGCTTCAGAAGGTGGAGAAGAACCCACGGAAGAAAGAACACCGGCAGAACCACGAAGAACAACGGCAGGCAGAAGTGAAGCAGGGACAAGAAAAAGATAAGCAGCATGGGCAAGAAAAAGATAAGCAGCATGGACAAGAAAAAGATAAGCAGCATGGACAAGAAAAAGATAAGCAGCATGGACAAGAAAAAGATAAGCAGCATGGACAAGAAAAAGATAAGCAGCATGGACAAGAAAAAGATAAGCAGCATGGACAAGAAAAAGATAAGCAGCATGGACAAGAAAAAGATAAGCAGCATGGACAAGAAAAAGATAAGCAGCATGGACAAGAAAAAGATAAGCAGCACGGACAAGAAAAAGATAAGCAGTATGGACAAGAAAAAGATAAGCAGCATGGACAAGAAAAAGATAAGCAGCATGGACAAGAAAAAGATAAGCAGCATGGACAAGAAAAAGATAAGCAGCATGGACAAGAAAAAGATAAGCAGCATGGACAAGAAAAAGACAAAAATCATAAGCAGAAAAATAATAAAGAACGTAAACAGGAAAAGGaactaaaaatgaaaaaaaataaattattgaaaagacatttttatattaaaaatcaTTGA